TACTGTTACCTGTATGGTAAAGAACCTTCAGAGAGCCAGCAGCAACAGCGCAGTGCCAGAGGAGCTACCACTACTTTTTACGTTTGCTGTAACCCACCGGTGCCTAACAACTTTGTATTTTCTCCCCCTGTTGAGGGACGCTGGATCAGCTGGTATTCCTTTGCACGCGGCTATGATGGCTTCCTGCGCTGGGCCTATGATGCCTGGGCGGAAGATCCTGCAAGAGATGCCCGCCACGGTTCCTGGCCGGCGGGCGATTGTTTCCTGGTATATCCCGGTGGTAACAGTTGTATCAGGTTTGAGAAGCTACGGGAAGGAATAGCGGATTATGAGAAGATCCGTATCTTAAAAGCACGGGTGGCAGCATCCGGCAATAAAACGGCGAAGCGCAGCTGGCAGGCGTTGGAGCAGCATTTGAAAATATTCACTACTGAGCATGATTTTAATGAAGAAAAGATCACGGGCGATGTAGATAAAGGAAGATCGCTGATAGCGGCTTTGAGCGATGAATTGGCGCGTTAAAAGAATATGCTGCATGAGCAGGCAACAATACCGGATACAGAAAAGGCTTGTAAGCGGAAGCTTACAAGCCTTTTCTGTATCCGGCCCCGGATTATTTTTCGGCCTTTTATACAACGCTTCAGTACAGAATATTTAGTATACGATTTGTCCTTTATTAATCAGCGATCTTACCGGTGAAATTCTTGCTACTGCCTCTGCTGAGCAGCTGGCATCTATCAACACTACGTTTGCCGCATCGCCGGCTTTGGGCCATTGCTGTACGCCTTTGTCATCAAGCGGGAGTACATTGCCGGTAGCAAGCTTCAGACTTCTCGACAGCAGGAACTCGGAAGAGTAGCCGTACAGCTGAGCCATTGTATGGGCTTTTTCCAAAACACTTCCTGATCCCAACGAGCTCCAATGGTCAATGATGCTGTCGTTTCCGGTCATCACAGTTACGTTATGCTTGTAGAGTGTAGGTATAGGCATAATAAGCCCTCCGAATGGAATCGTAGAAACAATACCGATGCCTGCAGCGCCCAATTGCTCAGCTATCTCTTCCTGTTTCACTTTATCGATCTTACCCAGTACAAAGCAGTGGCTCAGGAATGTTTTGTGCCGAAGAGCCTGATTTTCGTTTACCTTCTTAATCAGGTATTCTACTGTTTTTAATCCGGACTCTCCTAATTCATGCAGGTGTATATCGATTCCCTTTTTGTTGTCCAACGCGAGCTGTACGGTGAAATCTATTGTTTTTTCGATAGCGCCGTCAATAGTATAAGGATCAAGACCGCCGATGAAATCGATATCCATCTTTGCAGCTTCCTTGAGATACGGTACTGAATCCGTATAGAATACGCCATGCTGAGGAAACGCTACCAGTTCTGCACCAAAGGAGTGCTTTTTGTTATCCAATGCTTTGAGCAGGTTATTGAGCGATTGCAGTTTTGAAGTAGGTTCAATATTGACATGACTTCTGGCGAAGCTGCTACCTTTAGACTGCAGCAATTCCACCAGCTTTTCTGCCCGGTAAGTGGAAGTTTTCAACATTTCCGGAAGGATCTTCTGTTCCAGGGCAATCATGCCCTTAACACCGCCCGGTCCTCTTCTGGTGGCCTGCCATGGGCCGCCGTAGAAGGTCTTGTCGAGGTGGATGTGCATATCCCTGAAGGCCGGAAGCATCAGCCAGCCCTTCGCATCAATAGCATCGGTGGCATTTGGT
The genomic region above belongs to Chitinophaga sp. 180180018-3 and contains:
- a CDS encoding amidohydrolase, whose translation is MKKTEISRKEFIRMSGLGMAGMAFATGLLASAEAFAGDAAGNAGKSYLLKNVRLETGFVYEEGEVVHTNTELYCVEIKDGKIKSISANKPNATDAIDAKGWLMLPAFRDMHIHLDKTFYGGPWQATRRGPGGVKGMIALEQKILPEMLKTSTYRAEKLVELLQSKGSSFARSHVNIEPTSKLQSLNNLLKALDNKKHSFGAELVAFPQHGVFYTDSVPYLKEAAKMDIDFIGGLDPYTIDGAIEKTIDFTVQLALDNKKGIDIHLHELGESGLKTVEYLIKKVNENQALRHKTFLSHCFVLGKIDKVKQEEIAEQLGAAGIGIVSTIPFGGLIMPIPTLYKHNVTVMTGNDSIIDHWSSLGSGSVLEKAHTMAQLYGYSSEFLLSRSLKLATGNVLPLDDKGVQQWPKAGDAANVVLIDASCSAEAVARISPVRSLINKGQIVY